The stretch of DNA AAACTAGCACCCTTAAATGGGTTGCATTTTGGATCATCCTCTTCCATGTGCCTTCTTCCCACCATAACTTAAACTCATAATAACCATGTTGAGAGAGATCAAGTGATTGTAATTTGGAAAGATGTGAGATTTGGGAAGGAATTTCACCTTGAAAGTTTGAAGAAGACAAGTTGAGGTGTGTGAGGCTCACAAGCTCACCTATGGTGGATGGAATTTGAGAgttggagaagtcattgaaaGCAAGATTGAGTGATTGCATATGAGAAAGACCGAAAAGGGTACTGTTTGCATTGATTTTACCCTGAAGCCCAGCACATGCGAGGTCTAAGGCAATGACATGACCAGAAATGGGGTGACAGGTCACTCCAGACCAAGAGCAGCAATCTGTTCCATTTTCCCATATTTTTATGTTTGGATAAACCTCATCACAATTACCATAAAAATAACTAATGGTTAAGGAGGCCTTGAAGTGAAGCAATGCAAGGTAGTCATGGGGGTGACACAAGGAATGGGAGAATGAAAAAGGAAAGAGCAGCAACACAGGAAGCAACCACCCCATTTCCATGGACGATTTCATTCTAACTTCTCTGCACTCTACGGTGGTCACACATACTTGGAAAGATAAGAAATTAAAGATGAATATTTATAGCCAAATTAAAAAGTTGAGACAAGGATTTTGTGGCTAAAATTAAGCTTTGATTGTGGTCCTAGACTCATAGCTTGTAAAGCTTTACCTTTAGTGaagtgaaatttttttttgtgctaTAGCTTTGAGAGTGAACCACTTTGGACATATCTGCATCTACGCCATTCATCCTAGTAAATTCGTCAGGAACAATTCTATTGGAGTCACATTTCTAACCCTTCTCTTCACCTAATTAGAAGCCTTCCACATATACCAACAAAGATGCATGACTTGGGTTTCTATTTCGCTTCATGAAATCCAAATTTATTTCACATCATATTCCTTGTAATGGTAGAACAATTGGCTACACCATTTTTTCATGATTTACTAATCAATGGAGTGAGTATAACATGCTGATAAGCACACGTATGGTCTGAAAAATTTGGAGTTtctgtatctttaattattatgtcaAACAAATAGTTTGAGATTTCTACCCTATCCATTACACATCATTCCTAGAATACTGCCACTCACATTGACTTGGAAGTCATGTGGGTCAAAGACGACCCAGTTATGCTCTGATATTATTCATCAATGGAATCTAAAGTTTTTATATCTGCAATTATTAAGTTAAACCTTCTGTTTCTACTCATCTAAAACGTCACCTCCTCTTCtgtttttatcttcttttttaaaaattatttaggaaccaacaaatacaataattttctATCTTAGTGAAATAAttcaagagatttttttttatttaccattttTACATATCACCAAATACACATACATgcatataaattaattacaaataaataagaatattgaTACAAGtgaaaaaacaagtaaaaatattCAAGTAGAATTGACCtgaaagtaaattttattaatcttaCAGAGTCTTTCCTCTGTTTTATCTTTCAACCCATCCCTGTTGCCTACTATTATTCCTTTCTTGGGTGGAAAATGTAATTGGATGATTCTGATTAAAAAGTCCTCATCCTCTGCATGAGATCATGTACATTTATAAACAAGGAAACAAAtgtgaaaaggaaagaaaagaaaaatttctGTTAAATGCCAAAACTTATGAGGTTTAGGAGGTTAAGAAGGAAGACTTCTCTTCCATTCTGTTGCTTCATGATCAATCAAACAGACAAAAATTCTGTTCATGGAGTTATTGATCTTACAGAGTCTTTCCTCTGTTTTTCTTTAAACCCATCCCTGTTGTCtacttttattccttttttggGTGGAAAATGCAGTCAGGAATTAATTTTCCCATTTTTCTATAACTCCTCCCTGCTTCTTCCAATCATTATTTCGATATTACTATGGCATGATGTTGGCACTATATCACACTTCCCTATtacaaaataccaaaaataaggaacaaaataacataaaaatggGTTTGGTGGCACAGGTTTGAGGGTAGATTTAGTAGATATCAAGAAAagcaaataaaatgaaaaacgtAATGAAGGATAATACATCTAATTCAATGTACAGTCATTACAGTGTACTTGCAGGGTTAGATTTGCATTGAAATTACTTGTCTAAAAACATTCGTATTATGTATTAAAATGATTCTTGATCCAATGATCAAAACATCTTATGGTTGTGTATACAGATTCCATATATGATTTCAGCAAAATAATGTAACATAAAAGCTTACTATACCATTACCAAATATCATGCTTACATCAATTTATATGATGCATTTAGAATCCGTTTGTAATCCAAAACACATACTTGGAGAGATAAGAAATTAAAGATGAATATTTATAGCTAAATTAAAAAGTTGAGACAAGGTTTTTGTGGGTAAAATTAAGCCTTGATTGTGGTCCTAGGCTTCTGCTATAGCTTTGAGAGTGAACCACTTTGGACATATTTGCATGTACGCCATTCATCCTATTAAATACGTCAGGAACAATTCTAATGGCATCACATTTCTAACCCTTCTCTTCAACTAATTAGAAGTCTTCCACATATACAAACAAAGATGCATGACTTGGGTTTCTATTTCGCTTcatgaaatcaaaatttatttcacaTCATATTCCTTGTAATGGTAGAACAATTACATTCTGATAAGCACATGAATGGTCTGAGAAATTTAGAGTTtctgtatctttaattattatgtcaAATCAATCCATTACGTATACTGCCCCACTCATTATGGGTCAAATACGACTCAGTTATGCTCTGATCTTATTCATCAATGAAATTTAGAGTTTTTATTTCTGCAACTATTAAGTTATACTTTTTGTTTCTACTCATCTAAAACGTCACGTCTTATGCTgtctttatcttattttttaaaaaaatatgtaggaactaacaaataaaataattttttatcttaataattcagagatattttttatttatcatttttacatATGATCAAATCAACATACattcatataaattaattacaaataaataaaaatatttatatacaagTGAAAAGAGAAGTAAAAATATTCGGtagaaatttagaaataatagttaaacaaaaacaaaaatctttaaattttgatatttagaaAGTAACAGAGGGAGTATTAAGCATAAGATTAAATACTTAGAAATGCCCAATTTATCTTAATATTGATATGCATGTTCATCACTATGGGATGATTCAAGGGTTTAGattcattaaaatttcattttacacAAAAGTAATTGGATGATCCTGATAAAAAGTCCTCATCCTCTGCATGAGATCATGTACAAGGAAACAAATGTGAAatgggaaagaaaaagaaaagaacagaAAGGAAGCTATGTGAGGTGGCTTGTGTGGATGGAAGGGTGTGTTTATTTGACTCTCATCATTTCAGAAACAGAACAGAAAAGATAAATGTGTTCTACAAATGCCAAAACTTTGGAGGCTTCCATTCTGTTGCTTCGTGATCaatcaaaataatgaaaattctGTTCAATGGAGTTATTAATATTAGAGTCTTTCCTCTGTTTTTACTTTCAACGCATCCCTGTTGTCTACTACTATGATTCATTTTTTGGGTGGAAAATTCAGTCTGGAattaatttttccatttttctatAACTCCTGGTTCTTCCCATCATTACTTCGATATTTCCATGGCATGATGTTGGCACTATATAAAACTTCCCTAttacaaaatatcaaaaataaggaaccaaataacataaaaatggGTGTGGCACAAGTTTAAGGTAGATTTAGTAGATATcaagaaaactaaagaaaataaaaaacgtaATAAAGGATAATACATCCAATTCAATGTACAGTCACACTGCACTTACAGAGTTTGATTTGCATTGAAATTACTTATCCAAAAACTTTcgtatttatgtattaaaatgaTTCTTGATGATCAAAACATCTTATGGCTGTGTATACAGATTCCAAATATGACTTCAGCAAAATAATGTAACATAAGAGCTTACTATACCATTACCAAATATCATGGTCAATTTATACGACGCATTTAGAATCTTTTTGTAACTTGATATGCATCATTCTATTTGTTGGGTGGAAGTACATTTTCCATACAAAAATCACAATTCATGTAACCCTCCACATTTTCATCATTATCTAGAAgcttttttgtttcaatttctaTCAGTGACCATCGGATTTCTCAAAACTGGACTTGGACCTCATGGTATACTCAGCAACAAGCTGAGCAAAAGATGATGACTTGTTCTCCAGCAACCTTGTTGGGGAGTCATACTCCTCAATAAGTCCTGCACCAATGTCTAGCCAAATCAGAAAATGAAACATCAAGCTGCAGAGAATATCAATGCTATATGAAGAATGAGAGCGTTTCCTAACCTTGACTAAGAAGCAGAACCATATCACTGTCAAGAACTGAAGTTATTCTGTGTGCAATGGTAATAACTGTGGAGTCAGCAAAATGTTTCCTAAGAGTTTTCTGAATCAAATTATCCGTAGCTGTATCGACTGATGCAGTGGCTTCATCAAGAACCAAAACCTTGCTTTTCTTAAGCAGTACCCTACCAAGGCAGACCAACTGTCTCTGACCCATACTCCAATTCTCACAATTCTCACTAACTACACCATCAACTTCAATGTTAGCAATAAGTTTCATATTagatttattattacatttattttcaagAAGGTTTCAAGACAAACCTTTGGAGTCAAGctttccttctttctttctaACTTCGTCTCCAAGTTGACATTTATCCAAGGCCTGTTTCAACAGAATGTCAACGAGTGAGCACAATACAAATTGTGAAGAACGCTTACAAGTATAATCTTTTATACCAACCCACCTCCCAAATTTGATCATCAGTGTATTCTTCAAGAGGGTCCAGATTATTTCTTATTGTCCCTTCAAACATGGTAGGATCCTGAGGAATAATGCTTAGTCTAGACCTCAAATCATGAAGTCCAATCGAAGAGATGTTGATGTTGTCGATCATAATTTGCCCTGCAGCAGGCTCAACAACTCGGAAAAGCGTTTGTATGAGAGTGGATTTACCACTTCCTGTTCTCCCAACAATGCCAGTTTTCAGTCCTCCGTGGAATTTGCACGTAAGGCCACACAACACAAGTGGAAGATGTGGAGCATAGCGAACCTTCAAAATGGGCAAAAACATCACTTTAAACATAGCACAGAACACCGAGTACAGTTTATGTTATGAAATATGTTGGCATGATTCTTTTTGTTTCAGAAGCTAACTTCTAAccatttaataaaagaaaactttgGCATGACTTTCATGAATCAAAGGACCacaaaatgaaatagaaaagaagtacaGAAGCAGAAATATATAATAGCTCAAACTACCTGCAAATCTTGTATATCAACCTCGCCATTTGAGGGCCAAGAAGGATCTGGCCGATTTTCATCTATAACAAGGGGAGGCTCACTAGGAATACAAGTATACTGAAGTATTCTTTCCActgatataattttattctccATATTCCAGAGATTCCATATCATCCAAGCTTGTATCTCGTTCAAATTTAGTCCATACGTAACCGCTAAACCAGCAAGGCCTTCAAAATCACATAAATAGCATAAAACGGAAAAAATTATGTTCAGTTCCATATTACATTAGCAGAGTAAGTTTTGATTTGTAACGAGTTACCAGATTGGAATAACACACCTGGATCTATCAATCCCACTggaatagatattaaaaatattaaggaaAAGACAAAAGTGATAAGAGACAACATGTCTAAGCGGAAGCACAACCATTCCATGGCACCAGCAATGTTGAACTTTGGCCGAGAATACCCATCACTCAGTTTCATATTTGTTTCCTGAAATCTCGATTGCTGATCAAAGCTTCTAATGGTTGAGGTACCAGAAATTGTTTCAGAAAAGTGTTGAATGATTGGTGCTTTGCAGACTCCAACTAAACGTGACAGTTCTCGAGCTGATGGAATATAATTTTGCTGcagaatttcaaatttgtaaGATCTTAGCAATCATcataaaatattgtataatGGAGCAAATTCTGAAAAATAAACTTGGTACGTAATCTTTGCAGGTAAACTATCATCGAAAAAAACGAAGCAGTGCAAGAAATATATGCCACCTTATTATCAAAGTCTACAGGCTCAGATTAATACCGGATACCAGATGCTCATTGTGACTACAGGAATAAAGACAAGGAAAACTTGCCATGCAGCCTGAGACATCACTGCTATAATTCCAAAAAGTTGGATCATAATGAAGGCAAATGATGCAATTTGATAAGGAATGTCTGTATCCAATGCACTCTGATCTGGAGAAGCCTGCAAGAGAACATTACATAGCACAAGTGACATAGTATTATACACACAAAATTCTTATCTTTAACAATCAAGagaaaaatgggaaaaaaatgaGGTATACATACTGTGTTAAGGTATTGACTTCAAAATCATTGTGGACAAAGACGACACAGATATGCTCTGTTATTATtcattaatgaaatttaatttagacTTTTTATTTCTGCAATTGTTAAGTTAAACAAACAATTTTGTTTCTACTCGTCTAAAACGTCATCTCCTCTGctgtttttttatctttttttaaaaaaattatataagaactaacaaatacaatatttttttataatttttatttagttatatagaaattatttatttattttgctaagaatttattatagtttttcagcagaaaatattttttatattgattaaaactgaaaagataattttatataagtGAAATTAATACGAAAGTGTTAATACCTGACTTCTTAGAGTgtagaaatatttatattattaaggAATCAACTACagtcagttttttttttatttacgaAATATTATTTGCTGCTAATAAAAAAGCACATGTTAAcgaataattaaaaagaatgacAATACTTCGGACAAAAGAAATATtgcttattaaaaaaaatcaatttaattgaaGATGTTTTTATATGCATGATGCAATGAGTAAATAAATGAAAGATTATTATAAAGGATAATTTAACTTTCAATTTGAAGGTTAAACGTAGAAAAGAGAGAACACAAACTTGCTagattattatttgattacATTTGCATGAGCTGATTTATTCTTTGACGAGTCCTCAACACAGTGTTCCTTTTCAGCATCTAATCAACTTAACCCCCAAACATTCTCACAACCGATTTTGGCTTTCccatgaaaaatataaaacttccAATCCCCACTCCAAATACTGTTCCACAACCGTATCCTATAGCCACTGTTTTCCAACCAAATCCAAATCTCTCTTctctctgcaagctttgtgagGGTGGAGGATCTTCATCATGCTTCTGGCCGCATTTCATTGTCAATGGATCCCCACACAGGCCCAAGTTTCCCTTATAGGAATCATtcgaaaaagaacaaaattgctTTCCTTTGGGTATTTCGCCCACAAGATGATTATAGGAAAGATTAAGTACTTCAAGAAACTTCATATTCAGGAATTCTGCAGGAATCCTACCGGTGAGCATATTTGAAGAGAGATCCAAAGATTCCAACATTGTCAAATTTCCCATGGATTGGGGAATAGGACCCCTGAGTCTGTTGTGGGAGAGGTTAAGTCCTGTGAGTGCTTGAAGCTCTCCAATTACTTTTGGAATCTCTCCTTCAAATTTGTTTCCTGATAAATCAATGCTCACAAAGTTTATTGGAATTTTTTTGAAGGGCATGCTAATACCTTTTGTTGTTACAGTCATAAGTGAATAAACTAGTTCAATAATAAGTGGGATGGCAATGTATTCCTGTGGAATGCCAACCGCATCGTGTTGAACAACATTCTTCATGGATTTAAAACTTTGTATGTAGTCTTCTGGAATTGGGCCGCAGAAGTTGTTGGATGAGATatcaaaaacatttaaactaGAAAATCCATACTTGGTCTTGAATATGGAAATAGGACCGTGCAACTTATTATCCCGCAAACAATACTTTCAACAATGGTAGAGTTTGAAGCCAATGGGGAAATGTATCTTCCAGTTGATTGTTCCCAAGATTTAAAACCTCCAATTGCATGCAGTGGGACAATGATTCTGGCAAAGGACCTTCAAATCGGTTGTCATTGAGATTCAGATTCCAGAGATAATTGTTTGCAAAGGTATTTGGTAAAGTTCCATTAAGTCTGTTGCTTTCTAGACTCAAGTCGGAAAGTTTCGGTAAACTCACAAGGCATTGTGGAATGCTGCCTGTCAACTTGTTGTTGGACAACACGAGTACCTCGAGGGAACTTGCATTACAAATTGACGAAGAGATAGCACCACTCAGTAAATTGAAACTTAGATCAAGATATCCGAGTTGATGTTTCCTAGAGAATTGGTTCACTCCTGTTGTCAAAAAGTTTCGGTCTAGTCTTACATCATATAAATAATCCATTTCATGCAACCAATTCGGCACCTTTCCCTTCAATTTGTTGTCGGACAAATAGAGAATTTCCAAAACTGGGgtttttcttgataaatttggaaattcAGTCAAACCCATAGAAGACAAGTCCAACTCTCGCAAGCTGGAGAAACTATAATTGACGTTTGATTCAAAGTTTAGTGATAATTGACTTAAATTTGAAAGGCCAAGAATTTGTAGATTTTGGAACTtggagaagagagaaaaattgaGAGAACCACTGAAGTTGTTCGATGACAGATATAAGACAGTAAGGTTGACAAGGTTGAAAATTGATTCTGAAATATTGCCCTGCAGCTTGTTGCCATGCAGAATTAGACGCTGTAAGGAATATGACGAGATTGCAGGTATACGCCCCGTGAACTTATTATAAGATAGATATAATTCTTCCAACGATGGCAAAGAGAAACACCAAGAAGGAATTGTACCATTTAGCAAGTTGTCAAACAACATTAACAGAGTTAGATTTGAAAACCCAGTTATTTTGTTGGGCAGAGGTCCCTCTAATTTGTTACGCGATATATCGAAGTAAATGAGGTGTTGAAGATTTGAAATTGTTGATGGCAGCTCACCTTTGATATTGTTACCACTCAAATctaattcttcaaatttgttgGACTGATGAAATACATTCGGTATTTGACCACTGAGATGATTGTTATAAAGATGCAAAAGATTTAGACGTGGTAGGGTTAAGAGAGAGGGTGGAATGGAACCGTCGATGTAGTTGTGTGAGAGGTCCAATGAAGTAAGATGTGTGAGGTTAGAGAAAGAAGGAGGGATTGTCCCTTGGAGATCACACATAGATATTTCTAAGACATTGAGAGAAGCTGAACTACAACTCAGGTCCGGAAGTTGGCCCTGAAGGTCAGAATTAAATGATAGATATAGGTGATGCAGATTTGGCAAACAATAGGATGGAATTGAACCATTGATGTCATTTTCTGAGAGGTCCAAGAAAGTAAGATGTGTGAGGTTAGAGAAAGAAGGGGGGATGGGCCCATAGAGTTCACAACTTGAGATTTCTAAGACATTGAGAGAAGCTGAACTACAACTCAAGCTCGGAAGTTGGACATGAAGGTCAGAATTATATGATAGATATAGGTGTTGCAGATTTGGCAAACAAAGACTGTCATCTGTCAACTTTCCCTTTATCCCAGTTGCTTTAAGACTTAGAGTGATCAAAGAGGAAGACAAATTGAGTGACCTCATTGAAGTTGATGACAAATTTGTTTGATCCAAAACTAGCACCCTTAAATGGGTTGCATTTTGGAGCATCCTCTTCCATGTGCCCTCTTCCCATTTTAACTCAATCTCAGAGAGATCAAGTGATTGTAATTTGGAAAGATGTGATATTTGAGGAGGAATTTCACCTTCAAAGTTTGAAGAAGACAAGTTGAGGTGTGTGAGGCTCACAAGCTCACCTATGGTAGATGGAATTTGAGAGTTGGAGAAGTTGTTGAAAGCAAGGTTGAGTGATTGCATATGAGAAAGACCGAAAAGGGTACTGTTTGCAGTGATTTGACCTTGAAGCCCAGCGCATGGAAGGTCTAAGGCAATGACATGACCAGAAATGGGGTGACAGGTCACTCCAGACCAAGAGCAGCAATCTGTTCCATTTTCCCATGTTTCTATGCTTCGATAAACATCATCacaataataaacataattatcaTTATACGCAATATTAATGGTTAAGGAGGCCTTGAAGTGAAGCAACGCAAGGTTGTCATGGGGGTAACACAAGGAATGTGAGAAtgaaaaatggaagagaagcaACACGGGAAGCAACCACCCCATTCCCATGGACGATTTTATTCTAACTTCTCTGCACTCTACAGTTCTCACACAACACATACTTGGAAAGATAAGAAATTAAAGATGAATATTTATAGCCAAATTAAAAAGTTGAGACAAGGTTTTTGTGGGTAAAATTAAGCTTTGATTGTGGTCCTATAATCTTAGCTGTAAACCTTTAGTAAAGGATCAATtacaaaaagttttattttctgCTACAGCTATGATAGTGTTCCACTTTGGACATTTCTGAAAATACGCCATTCATGCTATTAAATTTGCCAGGAACAATTCTAATGGAATGAAATTTCTAACCCTTCTGTTCAGCTAATTAGAAATCACTTTCATGGAAAGTCTTTCACGGAGTAATTTTAAGATGCTGATAAGCACATGAATGGTTTGAGAAATTTAGAGTTtctgtatctttaattattatgttaaacaaataatatgaaatttctACCCCATCCATTACGTATATATCATTACGTATACTGCCACTCACATTGACTTGGAAGTCATTGTCGGTCAATAACGTTAGTCATGCTCTGATTATATTCATCAATGAAATTTAgagtttttatttcttcaataaTTACGTTAAGCAAACACTACTAATCTAAaatctttaacttttaatatttagcaggtaaataacataaaaatggGTGTGCCACAAGTTTAAGAGTAGATTTAGTAGATATCAAGAAAaccaaagaaaatgaaaaatgtttgaaaAGACAATACATCCAATTCAATGTACAGTCATTACAGTGCACTTGCAGGGTTAGATTTGCATTGAAATTACTTGTCTAAAAACTTTCGTACTTATGTATTAAAATGGTTCTTGATCCAATGATCAAAATATGAATGGAGTGTAAGTGAAGGGATCAATTACACGaaattttattttctgctaTAGCTTTGAGAGTGAACCACTTTGGACATATCTGCATATACGCCATTCATATTAAATTCGTCAGGAGCAACTCTAATGGAATGAATTTCTAACCCTTATCTTCACCTAATTAGAAGTCTTTGTCATTACAACTCTTCCACATatacatacaaatttattttacatcatATTCGTTGTAATGGTAGAACAATTGGCTACACCATCTTGTCGTGATTTACTAATCAACGAAGTAAATATAACATTCTGATAAGCACATGAATGGTCTGAGAAATTTAGAGTTtctgtatctttaattattatgtcaAACAAACAGTATGAAATTTCTACCCTATCCATTACGTATCATTCCTAGAGTACTGCCACTCACATTGACTTGGAAGTCATTCTGGTTCAAAGACACATATATGCTCTCTTATTATTCatcaatcaaatttaatttagagCTTTTATTTCTGCAATTATTAATTCAgcagacttttttttttctactcatCTAAAACGTCACCTCCTCTGCTgtgttcatcttctttttaaaaaaaattatataataggAACTGacaaatacattaattttttatcctAGCAAAGTAAGTTTTGAAGACAAATATATTACGACACTACTATAATATGAAACCCAATATTTACTACCTGTTCTTCCTCCTCTATTGCGCCACTTAATTCCGCACCTCTTACCATCAATTTTAGTTTATCTTCTGTTACATATGTCTCACTCGTAAAGTAAGCAAGGACCTTTTATTTCACCAAATGCTTCAACCAAATTagaaaccaaaataaattatgaataaaatgatTTCATTTCACCAATTCTTCCCTTTCCCTAACATTGAGGAAAAAACTTA from Vigna unguiculata cultivar IT97K-499-35 chromosome 8, ASM411807v1, whole genome shotgun sequence encodes:
- the LOC114195183 gene encoding ABC transporter C family member 3-like gives rise to the protein MKNVVQHDAVGIPQEYIAIPLIIELVYSLMTVTTKGISMPFKKIPINFVSIDLSGNKFEGEIPKVIGELQALTGLNLSHNRLRGPIPQSMGNLTMLESLDLSSNMLTGRIPAEFLNMKFLEVLNLSYNHLVGEIPKGKQFCSFSNDSYKGNLGLCGDPLTMKCGQKHDEDPPPSQSLQREERFGFGWKTVAIGYGCGTVFGVGIGSFIFFMGKPKSVVRIEFCVYNTMSLVLCNVLLQASPDQSALDTDIPYQIASFAFIMIQLFGIIAVMSQAAWQVFLVFIPVVTMSIWYPQNYIPSARELSRLVGVCKAPIIQHFSETISGTSTIRSFDQQSRFQETNMKLSDGYSRPKFNIAGAMEWLCFRLDMLSLITFVFSLIFLISIPVGLIDPGLAGLAVTYGLNLNEIQAWMIWNLWNMENKIISVERILQYTCIPSEPPLVIDENRPDPSWPSNGEVDIQDLQVRYAPHLPLVLCGLTCKFHGGLKTGIVGRTGSGKSTLIQTLFRVVEPAAGQIMIDNINISSIGLHDLRSRLSIIPQDPTMFEGTIRNNLDPLEEYTDDQIWEALDKCQLGDEVRKKEGKLDSKVSENCENWSMGQRQLVCLGRVLLKKSKVLVLDEATASVDTATDNLIQKTLRKHFADSTVITIAHRITSVLDSDMVLLLSQGLIEEYDSPTRLLENKSSSFAQLVAEYTMRSKSSFEKSDGH
- the LOC114193639 gene encoding receptor-like protein 7, whose amino-acid sequence is MGMGWLLPVLLLFHFSFSHSLCYPHDNLALLHFKASLTINIAYNDNYVYYCDDVYRSIETWENGTDCCSWSGVTCHPISGHVIALDLPCAGLQGQITANSTLFGLSHMQSLNLAFNNFSNSQIPSTIGELVSLTHLNLSSSNFEGEIPPQISHLSKLQSLDLSEIELKWEEGTWKRMLQNATHLRVLVLDQTNLSSTSMRSLNLSSSLITLSLKATGIKGKLTDDSLCLPNLQHLYLSYNSDLHVQLPSLSCSSASLNVLEISSCELYGPIPPSFSNLTHLTFLDLSENDINGSIPSYCLPNLHHLYLSFNSDLQGQLPDLSCSSASLNVLEISMCDLQGTIPPSFSNLTHLTSLDLSHNYIDGSIPPSLLTLPRLNLLHLYNNHLSGQIPNVFHQSNKFEELDLSGNNIKGELPSTISNLQHLIYFDISRNKLEGPLPNKITGFSNLTLLMLFDNLLNGTIPSWCFSLPSLEELYLSYNKFTGRIPAISSYSLQRLILHGNKLQGNISESIFNLVNLTVLYLSSNNFSGSLNFSLFSKFQNLQILGLSNLSQLSLNFESNVNYSFSSLRELDLSSMGLTEFPNLSRKTPVLEILYLSDNKLKGKVPNWLHEMDYLYDVRLDRNFLTTGVNQFSRKHQLGYLDLSFNLLSGAISSSICNASSLEVLVLSNNKLTGSIPQCLVSLPKLSDLSLESNRLNGTLPNTFANNYLWNLNLNDNRFEGPLPESLSHCMQLEVLNLGNNQLEDTFPHWLQTLPLLKVLFAG